From Thermodesulforhabdaceae bacterium:
GATAAATCTTATGTGCTCCCATTACGAAAGATATCCTGAAGCAACCATCTGCCTTGCAATGCTTGCAACAGAATTTTCAGGATCTCACCATCCAATAGAAGAGCGAATTAGATCCGTTTACGAAGTCTTTATACAGGCTCTTACCCCTATTCTCGCTACCAATCCTCGAATTCGTAACCCTCGCGCTGCCGCTATCGCTTTTATAGGTTCCGTTCAGGGTATTGCCATACAGGCAATAATGAGAGAAAAGGAGGTGGATATAAAAACCCTTGCAGAAGGGTTTGAATCAATGCTTCAGGTATGGTGAAATAACCTTTTAATAGCAACAGCAACTTTCAAGGAGAGGAACCATGGAGATCACCAAAGTTTGCGTGCTTGGAGCCGGTATCATGGGATCCGGCATAGCCCAAGTGATTGCCGAAGCAGGCTGTCAGGTAACCATTCGAGACATTGAAACTAGCTTCGTCGAAAAAGGTATAGCAACCATCAAAGCCAATCTGGATCGAGCTGTCTCTAAAGGCAAAAAGGATGCATCCGAAGCCGAAGCAGTTATGAAGCGCATCAAAGGCACTACCGATCTTAAAGAAGCTGCCCAGGACTGCCAGCTCGTTATCGAAGCCGTTGTCGAAATTATGGATGTAAAAAAGCAAGTTTTCAAAGAACTTGATTCTATCTGCCCCGAATCGACCATTTTCGCATCCAACACTTCCGGTCTGTCCATCACAGAAATGGCATCGGTAACGAAGCGACCCGACAAATTCATAGGAATGCACTTCTTCAATCCGGTTCCTGTAATGAAACTTGTGGAACTCATCAGAGGTTTTGCTACCTCTGATGAAACTTATGCAACCGCTAAAACTTTTGTAGAAAAAATCGGTAAAACCCCTGTCGAAGTCAAGGAAGCTCCCGGCTTTGTGGTAAACCGTATCCTTTGCCCCATGATAAACGAAGCAATCTTTGTATATTCTGAAGGACTCGCATCAGCCGAAGACATCGATAAAGCCATGATGCTCGGTGCCAACCACCCGATCGGGCCACTTGCTCTTGCCGATATGGTGGGTCTTGACACTCTCCTCCACGTTCTTGAAGGACTCCATAAAGAACTGGGCGAAGATAAGTATCGCCCTGCACCGCTTCTTAGAAAAATGGTCCGAGCTGGTTATTTGGGGCGAAAAACAGGAAAAGGATTTTACAACTATTCTTCCAAGTAAATAAAAAACAAAAGGAGGGAACCACCTATGTCACATCATCTTTACGAACTGACCGAAGAACATAAGATGTTAAGAGACATGGTAAGAAGGCTTGCGAAGGAGCAAGTTGCTCCTGGAGCAGCTAAAAGGGATGAAACAGGCGAATTCGATTGGGACATGGTTAATCTCCTTCGAGAGAATGGCCTTTACGGTATTGATTTTCCCGTAGAATACGGCGGATCTGGTGCAGGCGTTCTCGCTATGGCGATCGCCGTTGAAGAGCTTTCCAAGGTTGATGCAGCCTGCGGACTTCTTATCGCCGATCATGAACTTGGATCTCTTCCCATTTTGCTTGCGGCAAATGAAGAACAAAGGAAAAAATATCTCCCCAAACTTTCAACCGGCGAATGGCTCGCCGCCTTTGCTCTGACCGAACCGGGAGGAGGATCGGACGTTGCATCCCTTAGATGTCGCGCCGTAAAAGACGGTGACTATTACGTTCTCAACGGCACAAAGACCTTCATCACCAACGGCAGTGTAGCCGATGTGGTAACGGTTTATGCCATCACCGATCCCCAGAAGCCGTCCCATAAAAACGCTGGCGTTTTCATCGTGGAAAAGGGAACCCCAGGATTTTCTGTGGGCAAAAAGGAAGACAAGATGGGCATTAGATGGTCTGACACAGTAGAACTCATCTTCGAAGACTGCCGTGTCCCTGCCGAAAATCTCCTTGGAAACGGCGAAGATGGGTTCCACATCATGATGAAAACTCTCGACTTCTCAAGACTTGGCGTTGCGGCTCAGGCTCTCGGAATAGCCGCAGGAGCCTTTGAATACGCAACAGCCTATGCAAAGGAACGAATCGCCTTTGGAAAACCCATAATCCAGCACGAGGGAATTGGATTTAAACTCGCTGACATGGCAATGAAAGTTGAAGCGGCTCGCCAGCTTCTTTACAAAACCTGCGCCATGTATGACCATCTGCCCAAGGATATGAGCCGGCTCAGCCCTGAACTCATCAAAATGAGCGCTATGGCAAAGTGCTTATGCGGTGACGTAGCCATGTGGGTAACCACGGAAGCAGTGCAGGTGCTGGGAGGCTACGGCTACATCAAAGAATACCCTGTAGAACGCATGATGCGCGACGCCAAGATTACTCAAATTTACGAAGGCACCAACGAAATTCTGCGACTTGTAATATCAAGATGCCTGTAAAACTTCCTGTAACCATCATAATCGAAGGGCCAGGGGGGTTTTAATTTTACCAGGCGGTGGTAACGTTATGGAGGGGTTCCCACCGCCTTTTTATTACTTAAGAAACAGGAGGCAAAGTATCTATGAACAAGGATCAAGACGTAGTAATCGTAGGGGGAGTTAGAACGGCGATAGGAAAATTCGGTGGAGCTCTGAAAGATTTGCGAGCATCTCAACTGGCGGCTCACGTTATGAAGGCCGTGGTTGAGCGCACAGGGATAGATCCCGCCATTCTCGATGACATAATAGCCGGCGATTGTATCCAGTGCGCCGACGAAGCCAATACTGCCAGAACGGCAGCTCTCATGGCAGGATTCCCCATCCATGTTTCTGCTTATACCATCCAGCGTCAGTGTTCGTCATCCATGCAGGCTCTTGCTTCGGCAGCTCAGGTTATCCGAGCGGGAGACGCTGAAGTCATCATGGTTGTTGGTGTCGAATCCATGAGTTCGGCTCCCTATTACATAGCCAAAGCCAGATGGGGACTTCGATTGATGCATCAGGAAATCACTGACTCTCTGTGGGAAGCTCTCCACTCCGGAAGCCGCCTTCTCGGAAAACCAATGATCATGGGAGAGACGGCGGAAAATCTTGCAGAAAAATATAACATCTCCCGTGAAGAACAGGATCAGGTAGCTCTTGAAAGCCACCATAAAGCCGAAGCAGCTATAAAAGCAGGCAAGTTCAAAGACGAAATTGTTCCCATTGAAGTGCCGGGTTCTAAAAAGGGTGAAAAGATTATCTTCTCTCAGGACGAACATCCACGGTTTGGGCTTACTATGGATGATCTGGTAAAGCTTCCCCCAGTTTTCAAGAAAAACGGCACTGTAACAGCGGGAAATTCCTCAGGATTAAACGACGGAGCCGCAGCAGCACTCGTCATGACCCGCAAAAAAGCAAGGGAACTGGGGCTTGAACCCATGGGACGGATAGTTACAACGGCTGTGGCTGGTGTTGAACCACATCTTATGGGCTATGGTCCCGTGCCAGCTACAGAAAAAGCTCTTAAAAAGGCGGGCATGACCTTAAAGGACATTCAGCTTGTAGAACTCAATGAAGCCTTTGCCGCTCAGTATATTGCCTGCGAACGTGGTCTTGGGCTTGATCGATCCATAACGAACGTAAACGGTAGCGGTATAAGCCTCGGGCATCCAGTAGGATGCACCGGTCTTAGAATCGTCGTATCTCTTCTTCACGAAATGCGCCGCCGCAATCTGGAAGTTGGGCTTGCAACTCTCTGTGTAGGAGGCGGCATGGGGATGACAACCATAATTGCAAGAGATTAGTCAACGGCGGTAATTATCAAAAGGGGCAAGATTCTGCACCATGTCCTTTAGATATTTATCTTTGATGGTGCTTTAGAAACGTAGGGACGACCGGCCGGTTGCTCCTATGCGAATATCCTCCACAGGGCCGAACAGATGCGTCATCAACGGGGATGAGACCCATCCCCAGCCCTCCCCGTCAACGGGGAGGGAGAGGAAGTCCCCCCGTTGACGGGGGGATTTAGGGGGGCAATACTTCCGTGCCTTTACGAACACAGGCTGGATCAAATAGCAAGTTGCTCGAACCGGTAATCATAACAATGCAGTGCTCAACGACTTTACGTTGATAGAAACAGTTCCTACATCGATCCTCCCCGTCAACGGGGAGGGAGAAGAAGTCACCCGTTGACGGAAATAATGTGTAAGTCCCCCCGTTGACGGGGGGATTTAGGGGGGTCAACAGAGCATCAAACCGGGAAGAAGAACCAGTGTTATTTTCAGAGCCAGAAGCCGTTTACAAAGAAGATACAGCCAGAAAAGCTCACCAGGGTTACGAGAAGCCATTTCTAAAATTCAGGAAAGCCTCTTCCCCTGCAAACACTCTTGACCAAACATTATGATATTCACCCCTTCCTTCTCCGCTAAAAGCATTGAAGTTGGTTT
This genomic window contains:
- a CDS encoding acyl-CoA dehydrogenase family protein translates to MSHHLYELTEEHKMLRDMVRRLAKEQVAPGAAKRDETGEFDWDMVNLLRENGLYGIDFPVEYGGSGAGVLAMAIAVEELSKVDAACGLLIADHELGSLPILLAANEEQRKKYLPKLSTGEWLAAFALTEPGGGSDVASLRCRAVKDGDYYVLNGTKTFITNGSVADVVTVYAITDPQKPSHKNAGVFIVEKGTPGFSVGKKEDKMGIRWSDTVELIFEDCRVPAENLLGNGEDGFHIMMKTLDFSRLGVAAQALGIAAGAFEYATAYAKERIAFGKPIIQHEGIGFKLADMAMKVEAARQLLYKTCAMYDHLPKDMSRLSPELIKMSAMAKCLCGDVAMWVTTEAVQVLGGYGYIKEYPVERMMRDAKITQIYEGTNEILRLVISRCL
- a CDS encoding 3-hydroxybutyryl-CoA dehydrogenase, whose amino-acid sequence is MEITKVCVLGAGIMGSGIAQVIAEAGCQVTIRDIETSFVEKGIATIKANLDRAVSKGKKDASEAEAVMKRIKGTTDLKEAAQDCQLVIEAVVEIMDVKKQVFKELDSICPESTIFASNTSGLSITEMASVTKRPDKFIGMHFFNPVPVMKLVELIRGFATSDETYATAKTFVEKIGKTPVEVKEAPGFVVNRILCPMINEAIFVYSEGLASAEDIDKAMMLGANHPIGPLALADMVGLDTLLHVLEGLHKELGEDKYRPAPLLRKMVRAGYLGRKTGKGFYNYSSK
- a CDS encoding TetR/AcrR family transcriptional regulator, whose protein sequence is MTKRELQASETRQRIIKSAVGLFARFGYHKTTVSEIAQVAGVTTGALFHHFDSKEDLLNAVIDWLSKGINAYSEHLKKETKPSFSTVSDMINLMCSHYERYPEATICLAMLATEFSGSHHPIEERIRSVYEVFIQALTPILATNPRIRNPRAAAIAFIGSVQGIAIQAIMREKEVDIKTLAEGFESMLQVW
- a CDS encoding thiolase family protein, translating into MNKDQDVVIVGGVRTAIGKFGGALKDLRASQLAAHVMKAVVERTGIDPAILDDIIAGDCIQCADEANTARTAALMAGFPIHVSAYTIQRQCSSSMQALASAAQVIRAGDAEVIMVVGVESMSSAPYYIAKARWGLRLMHQEITDSLWEALHSGSRLLGKPMIMGETAENLAEKYNISREEQDQVALESHHKAEAAIKAGKFKDEIVPIEVPGSKKGEKIIFSQDEHPRFGLTMDDLVKLPPVFKKNGTVTAGNSSGLNDGAAAALVMTRKKARELGLEPMGRIVTTAVAGVEPHLMGYGPVPATEKALKKAGMTLKDIQLVELNEAFAAQYIACERGLGLDRSITNVNGSGISLGHPVGCTGLRIVVSLLHEMRRRNLEVGLATLCVGGGMGMTTIIARD